One Triticum dicoccoides isolate Atlit2015 ecotype Zavitan chromosome 3B, WEW_v2.0, whole genome shotgun sequence genomic window, GCTACAGACTACTTTCCATCGGTGGGAGCAAGTTTCTTCAAACACCGGAGAATATGTTCATTTAACAAAAGAGCTTCTCACCAGCTGTGAAAGCATTGAGTGGCAGGTATAACAACTCAGCAAAACAGCACCAATAGTCAATTGAGTCTAAACTTTTTAGTGCCATATATTTATTCTGGGCTGACTAGCTTTTGCTTATGTTTAAGGTGGATGAGTTGGAAAAGACAATTTCAGTTGCATCAAGGGATCCAGCGTACTATGGACTCGATGAAGTTGAACTCTCCAGACGACGGAACTGGACCGGCTCTGCTCGTAATCAGGTATTTCTTTATGTGTTCCATCATTCATTTACATACTTCCTCTGCCTTTATTATAAATAACTGGACTGGCTTGAGGATTGTTCCTGAACAAGTTATACTACAGATTTCCTTCATTGTTTTTCTTCTAGCTATGTCATAGGATTACCAATGAGGCACATGTATTCTCTCCCTTTTTAGAACAAAAATGTGGTACTCTTGAGCATGCATGTACGGCACTATTACAGCTGAATATGATGATATCCTTTAGCATGTAAAAAAGAGGAGACAGATGGGAATGACATTTATGTTAGGCTGCGTTCGGTTTGCATGTATAGAAAATACAGGACCAAAAAACTGCAAAGGAATATGATTGATTGTACAGTAGCAGACCATAGGGTTATAAAGCGAAGGAAGAGAAGCCTGCGGGGTGTTCGAAGCATAGTTGTAAAAAATACTTTGTTACTGGCCAAGACTGTGTAGGCCATGGCAGATCCTATGCTATTTTTTATCCGCATGTACTCTCTCAGATTGTCTTTTTCCTCATGCATGGCTGGTACAGTTCAATTGTTTATTTGAGTGGTGTTGCCTTCTCTCGGGCATCCGCCCAGAAATGAGGTTCAACTGGATTTTTGCAATCCTGTGGAATGAGCCCTCCAAGACAGTATTTCCTCCAAACTTCTGTAGCACTTTCCTACGAGGCGAACGGTTCAGAGGTAAACAAAACTACGGGTTTTCGAACATGCAGatttcctttgtttttcctgcaAACCGAACGAGGCCTTAGTGTGTTTTTATCTTTACGATTGGCAAAGTGAAGTCTATTTATTTTGGATTCGTATCTTTGGACAACCACCAGATTGGTACTGTAAAAAGGGCTGTTGAAAAGGGGAAGAGCAATCCTGCAATGGCAAGACATCAGGACAATGGCACAAGCAGAACTAACTACTATTCTTCCCAAGACAATGATGACTATATTGCTTCAGAATCAGATAGACAGCTTCTACTCATGAGGTGAGTTTGCTCACTCTTACTTTTACTGCTCATATACTGTACAAATATGTTGGTTAGAAACATGGGCTCTAAAAAAAGAAACTTATTATCTGTTCAATATGAGTAGGATTACTCAAGATTCCCCTTGTATGTAAGTAGGTGGTGTTTAATTTAAAGTTATGGTGTTCTATGCATTGCTAAAAAGCTCTGTTACCGCCA contains:
- the LOC119278832 gene encoding syntaxin-61-like; this encodes MSSAQDPFYIVREEIQGSIGKLQTTFHRWEQVSSNTGEYVHLTKELLTSCESIEWQVDELEKTISVASRDPAYYGLDEVELSRRRNWTGSARNQIGTVKRAVEKGKSNPAMARHQDNGTSRTNYYSSQDNDDYIASESDRQLLLMRQQDDELDELSASVQRIGGVGLTIHEELSGQERILNNLSLEMETTSNRLDFVQKRVAMVMKKAGIKGQIMLILFLVVLFIILFVLVFLT